In the genome of Leptospira dzoumogneensis, one region contains:
- a CDS encoding Eco57I restriction-modification methylase domain-containing protein — MASLDKWRVVLAQNIALRNKNLEEDELNFVVQHTIDRIIFLRIAEDRRVEDYGELQKSVTSGDEYYQNLLRNFYIADRKYNSGLFDFDKDKISTHISIDNKVIKSIIEELYYPVCPYEFAVLPVEILGTAYEQFLGKTITINTAHRAKIEEKPEVRKAGGVYYTPQYIVDYIVKNTIGKLVEGKTPKEITKLKIADPACGSGSFLIGAYNYLLEWHLDFYTKKETLAKKDKALTPTGALSTSIKKQILLNNIYGVDIDVNAVEVTKLSLLLKCMEGETQASVEMQMELFHDRVLPTLDNNIKSGNSLVDLDYYEDQFDFKDEKKIKPFSWQKAFPEVFKQGGFNCVIGNPPYAQVTDKSLVIYFNEKYFHQDYQQDLYLLFLEKYKHLLLTGGMLGVIIPNTWLQSIKFRNIRKYLTTEFNWKRILHINEHIFKAVVDTHVLLFEMKGQAINNKVVIDIFEKNRIKEHQTILQNSFPNNGDTINILSKENEKKLFEKIKNLSNSIREVSNVYNGVKPFEKGKGNPPQTEQTMKEKPFVVEDQEKPKGKNWLPLLRGSLINRYVNFWNNNSWIQYGEWLAAPRDPKIFEAKEKIIIRQTSDSIIATLIEANIICRNNLHILISTSDNHKFLLGILNSRLSDFYYFQINPERGEVLAEVKKQHVEQLPFPKNASKKQQAEIAQLVEQLLHLNAEKQKTKLTSKMQQLQNHIDYCEDKINKIVYEIYGLAEEEIAIVEAN; from the coding sequence TTGGCATCTCTTGACAAGTGGCGTGTAGTCCTTGCTCAAAACATTGCGCTTCGTAACAAAAACCTTGAGGAAGACGAACTCAATTTTGTGGTTCAACACACTATTGATCGCATTATATTCCTTCGTATAGCGGAAGACAGAAGGGTCGAAGATTATGGAGAACTACAAAAATCAGTAACATCCGGTGATGAATATTATCAAAATTTGCTTCGTAACTTTTACATTGCAGATCGAAAATATAATTCCGGTTTATTTGATTTCGATAAAGATAAAATCAGCACTCATATCTCCATTGATAACAAAGTTATCAAAAGTATCATCGAAGAACTTTACTACCCCGTATGTCCTTATGAATTTGCCGTTTTACCTGTAGAGATTTTAGGAACGGCTTATGAGCAATTTCTTGGCAAAACGATAACGATAAATACAGCCCACCGTGCGAAGATCGAAGAGAAACCCGAAGTCCGAAAAGCAGGTGGGGTTTATTACACGCCTCAATATATAGTAGACTACATAGTAAAAAATACTATCGGTAAACTTGTCGAAGGGAAAACTCCAAAAGAAATTACAAAGCTAAAAATTGCTGATCCCGCCTGTGGCAGCGGAAGTTTTTTAATTGGCGCATACAATTACCTGCTTGAATGGCATTTGGACTTTTACACCAAAAAAGAAACACTTGCAAAAAAAGACAAAGCACTCACACCGACTGGTGCACTTTCTACCTCAATTAAAAAACAGATTTTGCTCAACAATATTTATGGGGTAGATATAGATGTTAACGCTGTAGAAGTAACAAAACTAAGTTTACTTTTGAAATGTATGGAGGGTGAAACCCAAGCCAGCGTTGAGATGCAAATGGAACTCTTCCACGACCGAGTTTTACCAACCCTCGATAACAACATAAAAAGCGGGAATAGTTTAGTAGATTTGGATTATTACGAAGATCAGTTTGATTTCAAAGATGAAAAGAAGATAAAGCCATTTAGCTGGCAAAAGGCATTCCCCGAAGTATTTAAACAAGGGGGCTTTAATTGCGTAATAGGAAATCCCCCTTACGCACAAGTAACGGACAAAAGCCTAGTCATTTACTTTAATGAGAAATACTTTCACCAGGATTATCAACAAGATTTGTATTTGTTGTTTTTAGAGAAATATAAGCATTTATTGCTTACTGGTGGAATGTTAGGAGTAATTATTCCGAATACCTGGCTGCAATCCATTAAATTTCGAAATATAAGAAAGTATTTAACTACCGAATTTAATTGGAAAAGGATATTACACATAAACGAACATATTTTCAAGGCCGTTGTAGATACGCATGTTTTATTATTTGAAATGAAAGGACAGGCGATAAACAATAAAGTTGTAATCGATATTTTTGAGAAAAATAGAATAAAAGAACATCAGACAATCCTACAAAATTCTTTCCCAAACAATGGAGATACAATTAATATTCTATCAAAAGAAAATGAAAAAAAACTGTTTGAGAAAATCAAAAATCTATCTAATTCAATCCGAGAAGTAAGTAATGTTTATAATGGCGTAAAGCCCTTTGAGAAGGGAAAAGGAAATCCGCCGCAAACTGAACAAACCATGAAAGAAAAACCTTTTGTGGTAGAGGACCAAGAGAAACCGAAGGGGAAAAACTGGCTGCCTCTTTTAAGGGGTAGTTTAATAAATCGATATGTTAATTTCTGGAACAACAATAGCTGGATACAATACGGCGAGTGGTTAGCTGCGCCACGCGACCCAAAGATCTTCGAAGCGAAAGAAAAGATTATCATAAGGCAAACGAGTGATAGTATCATTGCCACTTTGATCGAAGCAAATATCATTTGCAGAAATAATTTGCATATTCTCATTTCTACAAGTGATAACCACAAATTCTTATTGGGCATTCTCAATTCAAGACTTTCAGACTTTTACTACTTCCAAATAAATCCTGAAAGAGGAGAAGTTCTTGCCGAAGTAAAGAAGCAACACGTTGAGCAACTTCCTTTTCCCAAAAATGCATCTAAAAAACAGCAAGCTGAAATAGCGCAGCTCGTCGAGCAACTCCTACACCTTAATGCCGAAAAACAAAAAACCAAACTGACAAGTAAAATGCAACAGTTGCAAAATCATATAGACTATTGTGAAGATAAAATAAACAAAATCGTTTACGAGATCTACGGATTGGCAGAAGAGGAAATTGCAATCGTTGAGGCAAATTGA
- the purQ gene encoding phosphoribosylformylglycinamidine synthase subunit PurQ, producing MKAAVVTFPGSNCDNDIVRVLSEFYSAKVDKVWHKDQFSEKYDLVILPGGFSYGDYLRSGAMAPFSPVMKSVKEHTDRGGKLFGICNGFQILAEAGYLPGALIRNRNLKYVCRTIGLKKASNSNKISGSLADDKILRVPVAHGDGCYFASAEIRKQLKDEGRILFLYAGDNPNGSLDDIAGICSPDFKVAGMMPHPERAMNPITGEMDGKTVLDLLIAS from the coding sequence ATGAAAGCAGCGGTAGTCACTTTTCCAGGTTCCAATTGTGATAATGATATAGTAAGAGTTCTTTCAGAATTCTATTCTGCGAAAGTAGACAAGGTCTGGCATAAAGACCAATTCTCCGAAAAATACGATCTGGTAATTCTTCCGGGAGGATTTTCCTACGGAGATTATCTTAGATCGGGAGCAATGGCTCCTTTTTCCCCAGTAATGAAATCGGTAAAAGAACATACCGATCGCGGCGGAAAACTATTCGGAATATGTAATGGATTCCAAATATTAGCGGAAGCAGGTTATCTTCCCGGCGCATTAATACGTAACAGAAATCTAAAGTATGTTTGCAGGACCATCGGTCTTAAAAAAGCATCCAACTCAAATAAGATCAGCGGCAGTTTAGCGGATGATAAGATCCTTAGAGTTCCGGTGGCTCATGGAGACGGATGTTATTTCGCTTCTGCGGAGATCCGCAAACAATTGAAAGACGAAGGCCGCATTCTATTCCTTTATGCGGGAGATAATCCGAACGGAAGTTTGGATGATATCGCCGGGATCTGTTCTCCGGATTTCAAAGTTGCGGGAATGATGCCCCACCCTGAAAGAGCGATGAATCCGATCACCGGAGAAATGGACGGTAAAACCGTTTTAGATCTTCTGATCGCTTCTTAA
- the purS gene encoding phosphoribosylformylglycinamidine synthase subunit PurS, with amino-acid sequence MFIARINVTLKESVLDPQGNTVKSTLQELGEKSVQDVRVGKYIEVKLDSPDLETAKKTVANLCEKLLVNHVIETYRSEIVTE; translated from the coding sequence ATGTTTATCGCAAGAATCAACGTAACTCTAAAAGAATCAGTTCTAGATCCTCAAGGGAACACTGTAAAATCCACTCTACAAGAACTGGGCGAAAAGTCAGTCCAAGATGTTCGAGTAGGAAAGTATATCGAGGTCAAATTGGATTCTCCGGATCTCGAAACTGCAAAGAAGACGGTTGCAAATCTCTGCGAAAAACTTTTAGTAAATCATGTGATTGAAACGTATCGTTCGGAGATCGTAACGGAATGA
- a CDS encoding phosphoribosylaminoimidazolesuccinocarboxamide synthase: MSELPKPSYIGKVRDVYDLGNSLILSSTDRVSAFDVVFRQIVPGKGKVLNKISAEWFSYFKDIPNHIIETDVSKFPSPFKDHPDLKDRSVLVKKCKRIDFECVVRGYLSGSGWKEYKQDGTLAFKKLPPGLKESQKLPEPSFTPAIKNDTGHDENISEERMKNEIGSELFSILKEKSISLYTRAAELVAGAGILLCDTKFEFGISEDKVILIDEILTPDSSRYWAQESYVIGTTPPSMDKQILRNYLEKSGWNKVPPAPDLPESLIVELQAAYKEIQDRLLKCLSQEST; the protein is encoded by the coding sequence ATGAGTGAACTCCCAAAACCTTCTTATATCGGCAAAGTCAGAGACGTATACGATTTAGGGAATTCCCTGATATTATCTTCTACGGATAGAGTCTCCGCATTCGATGTTGTCTTCCGTCAGATCGTTCCAGGCAAAGGAAAAGTTTTAAATAAGATCTCCGCAGAATGGTTTTCCTACTTTAAGGATATTCCGAATCATATCATAGAGACTGATGTTTCTAAATTCCCTTCTCCATTTAAAGATCATCCGGATTTAAAGGATCGTTCCGTCTTAGTTAAAAAATGCAAACGGATCGACTTCGAATGTGTGGTCCGAGGTTATCTTTCCGGTTCCGGCTGGAAAGAATACAAACAAGACGGAACTCTTGCTTTTAAAAAACTTCCTCCTGGTTTGAAAGAGTCCCAAAAACTGCCTGAACCAAGTTTTACTCCTGCCATCAAAAACGATACAGGTCACGATGAGAATATCTCCGAAGAGAGAATGAAAAACGAGATAGGATCCGAACTCTTCTCTATTTTGAAGGAAAAATCGATTTCCCTCTATACCAGGGCCGCTGAACTGGTAGCTGGGGCCGGGATTTTGCTCTGCGATACCAAATTCGAATTCGGAATTTCGGAAGATAAGGTCATCTTGATCGACGAGATTTTGACTCCGGATTCTTCCAGGTACTGGGCGCAGGAATCTTATGTTATCGGGACCACTCCGCCCAGCATGGACAAACAGATCTTAAGGAACTATCTGGAGAAATCCGGGTGGAATAAGGTTCCTCCAGCTCCGGATCTTCCGGAAAGTCTGATTGTGGAATTACAAGCGGCATATAAGGAAATACAGGACCGACTATTAAAATGTTTATCGCAAGAATCAACGTAA
- a CDS encoding PP2C family protein-serine/threonine phosphatase: protein MDREKQESQLNYSDYSILAVDDSDINLKLLVHTLKPLGFQVLTAMNTEEARTLLATNQVDVLLLDVSMPGQDGFSFCKELREIDRFNLLPILFITAYNRELGFDEAISNGGDDFLHKPFQPKELVAKIRAFIRIKNLQDELLHQKKKYEKELVMARRVQQELVPEKQLEWNGFRVNSVFHPLMQIGGDFIDAWIEEDKLHVFIADCSGHGPSAALLSAMVKMQVSNLGRSNTLVEKVKTLRQQLEKILPEDFSITFFYGILDKKGNFEYANGGHPPPLLYNKGNIEELPGMGPLIIPIELGTEDEFRSVVLEKGASLLLYTDGATEITDENYNILGEESLKKILKEAVESKEDILNFSLERILAHSGNMTHDDDIALMVIQG, encoded by the coding sequence GTGGATAGAGAGAAGCAAGAGAGCCAGTTGAATTATTCCGACTATTCTATCCTTGCGGTCGATGATTCGGATATCAATCTCAAACTTTTAGTTCATACCTTAAAACCTCTGGGCTTCCAGGTTTTAACTGCGATGAATACGGAAGAGGCACGTACACTTCTCGCAACCAACCAAGTAGACGTACTTCTTTTAGATGTGAGTATGCCCGGTCAGGATGGATTTTCTTTTTGTAAGGAGCTTAGGGAGATAGATAGATTCAACCTTCTTCCTATCTTATTCATCACTGCTTATAATAGGGAGTTGGGATTCGACGAGGCGATCAGCAACGGCGGAGACGACTTTCTTCATAAACCTTTCCAGCCGAAAGAGCTGGTTGCAAAGATCAGAGCATTTATCCGTATCAAAAATCTTCAGGACGAACTTCTACACCAAAAGAAAAAGTACGAAAAAGAATTGGTGATGGCAAGAAGGGTGCAGCAAGAGCTTGTGCCTGAAAAACAATTGGAATGGAACGGCTTCAGAGTGAATTCAGTCTTCCATCCTTTGATGCAGATCGGCGGGGATTTTATAGACGCATGGATAGAAGAAGATAAACTTCACGTCTTTATAGCGGATTGTTCCGGTCACGGACCTTCTGCAGCACTTCTTTCCGCGATGGTAAAGATGCAGGTCTCCAATTTAGGAAGAAGTAATACTCTTGTAGAAAAAGTAAAAACTCTCCGCCAACAATTGGAAAAGATACTGCCGGAAGATTTTTCTATTACATTCTTTTACGGTATCCTGGATAAAAAAGGGAATTTCGAATACGCGAACGGAGGGCATCCACCTCCGCTATTGTACAATAAAGGTAATATCGAAGAATTGCCCGGCATGGGACCTTTGATCATTCCTATAGAACTTGGGACGGAAGACGAGTTCAGATCCGTAGTCTTAGAAAAAGGCGCTTCTCTATTACTTTACACGGACGGGGCCACTGAAATAACGGATGAGAACTATAATATTTTGGGCGAAGAAAGTCTGAAGAAGATCCTGAAAGAAGCCGTTGAATCCAAAGAAGACATTCTGAATTTCTCTTTGGAAAGGATATTGGCTCATTCAGGGAACATGACCCACGACGACGATATCGCTCTCATGGTTATCCAAGGATGA
- the ccsA gene encoding cytochrome c biogenesis protein CcsA, protein MNIRLLHPAWDWILSLLFLSIFPFAVLLSLYYPNVILEQGISHRIFYFHVPVAWVALYGPGISSICAVAYLVTKNRTWDTLSLSANKISLLFAIGVLFSGPIWAYLAWGTPWDSTDARLNSFFVLVLSLVAYFLLRFLVLDQTKKYIFSAFLSLFCSVNALLTWGAIRWMDNPGNHPSSVLGKKGMDPDMRISFWLGILAYHVLFLILYRIVYRLDKIKAVREELLD, encoded by the coding sequence ATGAATATTCGCCTCCTGCATCCCGCCTGGGACTGGATACTCTCTCTTTTGTTTTTATCGATTTTTCCGTTTGCTGTGCTATTAAGTTTATATTACCCGAATGTGATCTTAGAGCAGGGGATCTCCCATAGGATTTTTTATTTCCATGTGCCAGTCGCATGGGTGGCTTTGTATGGTCCGGGGATTTCTTCCATTTGTGCGGTCGCTTACCTGGTGACTAAGAACAGGACCTGGGATACACTTTCACTTTCTGCGAATAAGATCTCTCTTTTGTTTGCGATCGGTGTTTTATTTTCAGGGCCGATCTGGGCGTACTTGGCTTGGGGAACTCCTTGGGACAGTACTGACGCTCGTTTAAATTCTTTTTTCGTTTTGGTGCTCAGTCTTGTGGCGTATTTTCTACTTCGATTTTTAGTTCTGGACCAAACTAAAAAGTATATCTTCTCCGCTTTTTTAAGTTTGTTCTGCAGTGTGAATGCACTCTTAACCTGGGGAGCCATTCGTTGGATGGACAATCCCGGAAATCATCCTTCTTCCGTGCTCGGAAAGAAGGGAATGGATCCGGATATGAGGATCTCTTTTTGGCTGGGGATTTTAGCCTATCACGTACTTTTTTTGATCTTATACAGAATAGTCTATCGTTTGGATAAGATCAAAGCGGTAAGAGAAGAATTGTTGGATTGA
- a CDS encoding heme exporter protein CcmB, translating to MKAILALVRKEFRLLGKASNGILSLLVLVSAMVFLFHYALERNGKIDLVALIGLKWAILFVASFVLVGQFTWEEREAGGGTASRLFISPWVLYFSKSILVFIALSAAAIYLMGLFALMFSAFPADINEFGRQIVFFFPGLLCLSFLGVCLSHISLSSRLKEILLPLLLVPLSIPVFLYGMEAERKFISQPFSALLGSFCLILAFAFFYGSMGALLVEMTSDE from the coding sequence ATGAAAGCGATCTTAGCTCTGGTCCGAAAAGAATTCCGGCTTTTAGGAAAAGCAAGTAACGGGATTTTATCATTGTTAGTTTTAGTTTCTGCGATGGTGTTTTTATTCCATTATGCTTTGGAAAGGAACGGCAAAATAGATCTGGTCGCTCTTATCGGATTAAAATGGGCCATTCTATTCGTGGCATCATTCGTATTAGTCGGTCAGTTCACTTGGGAAGAAAGAGAAGCAGGTGGAGGAACTGCGAGCAGGCTATTCATTTCTCCTTGGGTTTTATATTTTTCTAAATCGATTTTAGTGTTTATTGCATTGTCTGCGGCCGCAATTTATTTGATGGGACTTTTTGCTCTCATGTTTTCCGCATTCCCCGCGGACATAAACGAATTCGGAAGACAGATCGTATTCTTCTTTCCCGGTCTATTATGCCTTTCCTTTTTGGGAGTTTGTCTTTCCCATATCAGTTTATCTTCCCGCCTGAAAGAGATACTTCTTCCATTGCTGCTTGTACCTCTTTCTATTCCTGTATTTTTATACGGAATGGAAGCGGAGAGAAAATTTATCTCCCAACCTTTTTCCGCCTTGCTGGGTTCTTTTTGTCTGATCTTGGCATTCGCTTTTTTTTACGGTTCCATGGGTGCACTTCTGGTAGAAATGACTTCCGACGAATAG
- a CDS encoding ABC transporter ATP-binding protein has protein sequence MVPLQTSIPVLECSNLSYSIGRKSVLKNVSFSVFPNEVLFVRGMNGSGKTTLLKSILQHDKFKDRIKFHSSKSAKLSYLGHDLGLYTTLSLEENLEYFRGIAGDCRPEDQIISWLKDFRLWQRRKDPVSSFSRGMKQKAALVRALLPNVDLYLLDEPLTALDSEGESKARSVLENVLETSSIIMVTHDPNFSLNAKSRHLELGENSK, from the coding sequence TTGGTCCCATTACAAACATCGATCCCAGTATTGGAATGTTCTAACCTATCGTACAGTATCGGACGAAAATCGGTTTTAAAGAACGTTTCCTTCTCCGTTTTTCCGAACGAAGTTTTATTTGTGAGAGGAATGAACGGCTCCGGAAAGACTACATTACTCAAGTCCATTCTGCAACACGATAAATTCAAGGACCGGATCAAATTCCATTCTTCCAAATCCGCTAAACTTTCTTACCTAGGCCATGATCTGGGTTTATATACTACTCTTAGTTTAGAGGAAAATCTAGAATATTTTAGAGGGATCGCGGGAGATTGCCGCCCGGAAGATCAGATTATTTCTTGGTTAAAAGATTTTCGTCTTTGGCAAAGAAGAAAGGACCCTGTCTCCTCTTTTTCTCGCGGAATGAAACAGAAGGCCGCACTAGTTCGTGCTCTTTTGCCTAACGTGGATCTTTATCTTTTAGACGAACCATTGACTGCATTAGACAGTGAGGGAGAATCCAAAGCAAGATCGGTTCTGGAGAATGTTCTGGAGACTTCTTCTATTATCATGGTGACCCACGATCCTAATTTTAGTTTAAATGCAAAATCCAGGCATTTGGAATTGGGAGAAAATTCCAAATGA
- a CDS encoding tetratricopeptide repeat protein, which translates to MRTISLLKEYLQGLNFAKSLCIFLLLIFPNIAHAQFKIGDSEYAGILWGENDFLDPEFYQDGSLARSEQDFIVAAGRHWKGAPPPSKASFEYEGKQITNCGIFNNEAVGLLQSADPKKREKAISMLEAGMRFDPSFFAFRYNLGRAYHIEKKYQKAIFQYEYAIAEVPKYYRTYMHLGVLYELLNEQIQAVIYYKKAVELNQFQTEALVLLAEHYIRTDLKNRAQIYIKKALTIDQNSPDAKLGLARLEIMGGRDYYAYKIFRNTDLYDDQGKKRPYNKKFHFYFAETASKIGDYVTAAKEYEELLKFPNDPFFTEFSLKIIERRRDLAKRFAEIKAADEEAEKEGQ; encoded by the coding sequence ATGAGGACAATTTCCCTTTTAAAAGAGTATTTACAAGGCTTAAATTTTGCCAAGTCACTCTGCATATTCTTATTATTGATCTTTCCCAATATTGCTCATGCACAATTCAAAATTGGAGACTCTGAATACGCAGGTATACTCTGGGGAGAAAATGATTTTTTAGATCCTGAGTTTTACCAAGACGGAAGCCTGGCTCGCTCAGAGCAGGACTTTATAGTAGCGGCAGGCAGACATTGGAAAGGCGCCCCTCCACCCTCCAAAGCAAGTTTTGAATACGAAGGAAAACAGATCACAAACTGCGGGATCTTCAATAACGAAGCAGTAGGATTATTGCAGTCAGCAGATCCTAAAAAAAGAGAGAAGGCGATCTCCATGTTGGAAGCAGGAATGAGATTCGATCCTTCCTTCTTTGCTTTTAGATATAATTTAGGAAGAGCCTATCATATAGAAAAAAAATACCAGAAGGCTATCTTTCAATACGAGTATGCGATCGCAGAAGTCCCTAAATATTACAGAACTTATATGCACTTAGGAGTTCTTTATGAACTTCTAAACGAACAAATACAAGCAGTCATATATTACAAAAAAGCGGTCGAACTGAATCAGTTCCAGACAGAGGCGCTGGTACTTCTCGCAGAACATTATATCAGAACGGATCTCAAGAATAGAGCCCAGATTTATATTAAAAAAGCATTAACCATAGACCAGAATAGCCCGGATGCTAAACTCGGACTCGCACGTCTGGAGATCATGGGCGGCCGGGATTACTACGCCTATAAGATATTCCGAAATACGGATCTATACGACGACCAAGGGAAGAAGAGACCCTATAATAAAAAATTCCATTTCTATTTCGCGGAGACAGCGAGTAAGATCGGCGATTATGTCACGGCTGCAAAAGAATATGAGGAGTTGTTAAAATTCCCCAATGACCCTTTCTTTACTGAATTCTCACTTAAAATTATAGAAAGAAGAAGGGACCTGGCAAAAAGATTCGCGGAGATCAAGGCCGCGGACGAGGAAGCGGAGAAAGAGGGACAATAA
- a CDS encoding ATP-binding cassette domain-containing protein: MEDISLSSSERTYLSGVNLQVEAGEFLGILGRSGSGKSTLLRLLLDLPIPSSWKKTGSIRIFGKSKKEIPARWIQPVFQDPVLGFNPIWTLEKSLREPLRLFKEENLYESLLEKWIPILGLEGKDRDRLPSFFSGGELQRFSLLRALLCRPKILCLDEATSALDPILNHQVLQALSDLNQKEGVTILWVTHNIKSANKFCSRIVEMEELNVTSDAVAK, translated from the coding sequence ATGGAAGATATTTCCCTATCTTCTTCCGAAAGGACTTACTTGTCCGGGGTGAACCTACAAGTAGAAGCAGGAGAATTTCTCGGAATTTTGGGCCGTTCCGGTTCTGGAAAGTCCACACTCTTGCGACTATTATTAGACCTTCCGATCCCTTCCTCTTGGAAAAAAACAGGAAGTATTCGGATTTTTGGAAAATCCAAAAAAGAAATCCCAGCCAGATGGATCCAACCGGTTTTCCAAGATCCTGTTTTGGGTTTTAATCCGATTTGGACTTTGGAAAAAAGTTTAAGAGAACCTTTACGATTATTTAAAGAAGAAAATTTATATGAGTCTTTATTAGAAAAATGGATCCCTATCTTGGGATTGGAAGGTAAGGATAGAGATCGTCTTCCTTCTTTTTTTTCCGGAGGAGAACTGCAAAGATTTTCTCTTCTTCGTGCTCTTCTTTGCCGTCCCAAAATTTTATGTTTGGATGAGGCTACTTCCGCTTTAGATCCTATCTTGAATCATCAGGTTTTGCAGGCTCTTTCCGATCTGAATCAAAAAGAAGGAGTTACTATTCTTTGGGTAACTCATAATATTAAATCCGCAAATAAGTTCTGCTCTCGTATCGTAGAGATGGAAGAGTTGAATGTAACTTCCGACGCCGTAGCAAAATGA
- a CDS encoding hydroxymethylglutaryl-CoA lyase, whose protein sequence is MSLKITEVGPRDGLQNEKSEVPTQDKLVYIRKLVAAGLKHIEATSFVRKENIPQLGDAKELSASLNLNGDVHFSALTPNLKGYQAAISSGFKEVAVFTAASESFTKKNINRTIQESIDGFKEIFAEAKKDGVLVRGYVSTVIDCPYEGKIDPKKVLEVSKILLDQGAYEISLGETIGTAVPAEVDKLLNTLLKEIPADKLAGHFHDTYGMAISNVQKSYELGIRSFDSSSGGLGGCPYAKGASGNLATEDLVYFFHKSGIQTGIDLSKLLEASAFMEGILQRKLASRSYIALKAKAAS, encoded by the coding sequence ATGAGTTTGAAAATTACGGAAGTAGGACCAAGAGATGGACTCCAAAATGAAAAGTCGGAGGTCCCCACACAGGATAAATTAGTTTATATCCGGAAGTTGGTCGCGGCAGGCCTAAAACATATAGAAGCAACTTCTTTCGTAAGAAAAGAAAATATTCCTCAGCTTGGAGATGCAAAAGAACTTTCTGCCTCCTTAAACTTAAATGGGGATGTACATTTTAGCGCACTCACCCCCAACTTAAAAGGATACCAAGCTGCAATCTCCTCCGGATTTAAAGAAGTAGCAGTGTTCACAGCGGCCTCCGAATCATTCACCAAAAAGAATATCAATCGGACCATCCAAGAATCCATAGACGGATTTAAAGAAATTTTTGCAGAAGCAAAGAAAGATGGAGTTCTGGTCAGAGGTTATGTTTCTACCGTAATCGATTGCCCTTACGAGGGAAAAATTGATCCGAAAAAGGTTTTAGAAGTTTCTAAAATACTTTTGGATCAAGGAGCTTACGAGATCTCCCTGGGAGAAACCATCGGCACTGCGGTTCCTGCAGAAGTTGACAAATTACTCAATACTCTTCTGAAAGAAATTCCTGCGGATAAGCTAGCAGGACATTTTCATGATACATACGGAATGGCGATCTCCAATGTACAAAAATCCTATGAATTAGGAATTCGATCTTTTGATTCTTCTTCGGGTGGATTGGGAGGTTGTCCTTATGCAAAAGGAGCCTCCGGGAACTTGGCAACAGAGGACTTGGTGTATTTCTTCCATAAGTCCGGGATCCAAACAGGGATAGATCTTTCTAAATTATTGGAAGCTTCCGCATTTATGGAAGGGATCTTACAAAGAAAATTAGCTTCTCGTTCCTATATTGCATTAAAAGCGAAAGCGGCTTCTTAA